The DNA segment TGATGTTAAGTCTCTGAATATTTTCAGTTCTTATAGAAGGTCCCTTAAATTTTCAAGTGAGATGAGATCCCTGAGAAAatcaagacttgcttcatttagggctacAGCACTTAAGAAATGGGTTGGGTGGAAGGAAAATAATGCAGTTCAGGGACCATGATACTAACCTTTGCTGCTCCCATGAGCTTTGGGAACATATACGATGAGCATCCCTCAGGTGACTGACCCAACACAGTGAAAGGAGTATGGAATGTTGCCTGCAAAACATGTTCATAGTGAATTTAAGCAGTGGATGCAAAAAGGTCCGCCCAACCACCTGATAACATGGTCTATACATCTGATTAATATTGTCTGGGCTAGTTCAAACCACTTTgtgctggtaacattttgaagttaccagccctAATGTCTGGCTAGgtttttggcttatttcatacactggtttaAGTAGTGCCACACAGGAAGTGCAACATTAGCAAgagtttgaaactgaaatttgCATCAAACATCAACAAATGTAATATTATTTACTAACTAATCATGCACCAACACATCAATATTTGTCATGGTTACTGGTAGGCATTTGTCAACATGAGACCACCATTGTGGGATGTTCAATCCTGTGGAAATATATCACTAATTTGGTTTCCCATAAATGTCTTTTCTATCACTTACCTTCAGTAATGGTTTCATAAAACTTCACTCCCAAATGGACTTTAATGATTGAAAACGGCACTGGCACTAGACTGACAAGTTTACTTACAAAAAATTGTGCATCTTGTCTGTAGAAAATGAGCCATATTTCTCCCTAAAGTTCATTATTCATTTATACAGCACAAATGACAACTAAAAGATGCAAATCAAAAACAGGCAGAAAATATTTTATAGCAATATTTTCTCTAAAGATGGTGCAGCAAATACTGGACAGTAACTAATATGTATCTTGTCTGAGCAGAGCATTAGTGTCaactgtttaactgaaaatcagagaGAGAGCTTAATTTTTCAGCTGCAATATCAAgtccagggacaccagaaatgggcttcacacattgttccaatGTGGGGCatcaaacttgggtcttcagtgtaatgagcgaatactttaaccactaggctacaccaccgccctgATCCATCTCAAAACATCACCATATTGACCATCCTACTACATCATGTGCCTGCGTTAAAACTCATCAAACAGTGTGACAAATGGTCTGTCATGTTCGCTTGCAAATTCACCTGCTTAACAATTTGACCAGGTTTGCGGGGAATTGAAGTATAAGAGACAGATGTTTTGTCTGATTAATCTGGAATAAATAGAAGTTATTCATAATGTTTGCAACTTACCCGAGATGAGGCATAGACTGCATCATACAGCCCAAGTGTGGTGACTGAAATACCAACTGCTGGGCCATTAATCAGACCAATCAGTGGTTTGGGGAAATCTATGAAAGTCCCAACAAAttcactgaaacaaaaacatctcAGGTGACCAATTCTTCAACACATGTGATCAGTTCATGTTGCTGAATGTCTGCGACATCTgtatcaaacatttcatttgcaAGCTTGGACATTACCAACAATGTAattttcttaataaaattgaaattttaCACTTATCCTGACTTATGCTTATTTCCTCCCTCTGTGTGAAGATTGGGGAACACTTTAAATTCCATGAAATTCCCTTCTAACTGAAGTGGACGTACAATATACTCGCCCATCGCCATACTCACTTTCCTGGTAATACAGGTCACATGACCAACCACGCTTGCCACTCTCTAAATTTCATAAGCCTGACACGAGAATTTCTGTGAATTCAGCATGCCTGAGAGGGGTGGTTGGGAGGGCTTgacgtcatgagtcaggatgagtataaatatatcaatttcaTTCAGAAAATTGCATATTTGTCCTTATCCTgcctcatgcttattatgcttaccAAACCCGTTTTGATCAATTACAGCTTTCATCTCCAGGCGGATGAAGATTCCTGCTGCCACATCATTGGTTAGATGAAAACCCTAACAATTCTACGTAGAGATGGTTGTTGTGGACTAGTTCGAGCAAATAAGTCCCTGCACACACATTCAATCATTGAGTCCACCATAGTAGATATGGTCTAAAGTTGTCCGGCAGCTTTATCCAAGGTGCTGAATCAGGAACCTTTATAATGAGTGTACTTGTAAACGTCCTCGTCTGGTCAAATCTGGTGCTGGTGTGAGCAGACCAAGTAGACATTGTGGTAATGGAGAGAGTAGAGCTTGTTATGTCATGGTTTGAATTTTGACCACCGATCTTCTGGGACGACAATGTGGTTCAACAGGGTGATGAACTGAATCCTGAGGAATTGAAGATCTTTCTGTGGCTCCAATTCCGATTTCAGTAGATGCACAAGCCATCCAAGCTGAGTTAGTAAGTAGCCTGATGGTAAAATCTAACtgtagtctgagttgacttCTTGTGATGAGCTTTAATGCTGTTGTCCAGGAAAAAGGTGCGAAGTCCTCGCCGTTGTAGGTAAGTGACGATGGGCTTGGTGACTCGAGTAAATAGCCATGAGGCCAAAGATGTTCCAAAAGGTAGGACCGATCACTGATAGCGCTGACCATGAATGGGAAGCACAGATATTTCCTGGAGTCCAGATGAATCGGAGTGTGCTGGTAGGCATCAGTAGATTGATGCTGGCCAGGTAAATCTGCTGGACAGATGAGATGCCGCTGTTGTGATAGATTGATCATTCTGAACTGTTCTGGTTTCAGTAGATGATTCTTGCTGAACTTCTTCATGCTGTATATAAGAAGAAACATTTCTTTGGAGTTTTTCTTGGGTACCAGAAAGATTGGGGAGTAGAATCCTGGTGTTAGTCAATTTAGATGTAATTTTTTGACTGTGCCTTTCTCTAGTCCAGATGATATGGCGCATGCTAACTTGTTTTGTTGATCCCTGGCATACACAATGAGTACTGGATCTCTTGTGAGCAGTGGTATTGCCTGTAGTGGGATCTTGTAGCCATCTCGTAGGATGCTCATGACACAATCATTGTTGAGAAGTCCCCAATTCCAGTAGCGTTGTAGACGTACACACGCATAAAGATTGTACGGGAATGGCTAGAGGTGGATGACTCCAATTGTTCTGAACTTGATCTTCAGTGCTTTCCTCCTTTAACGCACATGGCAGGATGTCCTGTTTCATGGCCTGTTTCCTCAGGTAGAGTGACGACCCAGACAACTTTGACTTGTTGAAATAATGCTGAAAAGTCTGCTTGAGGACTCAAGTCAAAGTGTCTATTGACCTTATCATCATTACTTTGCTGGAGTCCTGAGATACGGATATAGCAATGTCCTTGATTCTGCCATTGAATATTGCAGATGCTGACCAGGGAGTTTGATATAAAGGTTTAGTAAAGCTGTTGCCCCAAGATGATACTGATAATAAACCTTGCTGGAGTAGTAGATTCATTGACGGAGACATAGAGGCTAAATGCTACGAAATGAATTGTTGATCCTTCTTCTGAGTGCAGGGAGGATCATCCTCTGCTTCTTTATTCTCTGGTTTGCTGAACATGGATATGAGAACCTAATGCAGTCGGTGAACCATCATGGAGAGCGACTGTAGTTGTAGCAACTGACTGTAGACTCTGTTCCTCTTCAAAAAGGTGATCCATTAGGTTCATCACATGAGTGGTGAACTGTTGCATGAAGAGGTCAGTGTCCAGTGACAGCAGTGCAAGGCCTAGTTGATCACTGATCATACGAGCTGACGATCTGCACCTCAGGAAGTAGTAGCAGAGGTTTGTCGTAGATATGACGTTTGTGCATCGTTGAAGCACTTCATAGAAGCCGTCGAGTGTAGTAGTGCAGACATAGTACTTGAATACTTAGTGTTTGATGATGACGACTTCAACTTCTTAGGTTCAGATGATCCTGATTCCTCTACTGTGATCTAGGCAAAGTCTTGCTGGTATCTCGACCATGCTCCTGTGGTGTGTCAGGCTGACCACTAAAATTATTATTTGTTAGCTGTTAACAATGTACAGTTACTAGATGCAGAATCGACCAATTTAGGCATGACTAGCGAGAGCCTACGTTGTTTGTCCTTAGCACACCTTTGAacaatacataaatataatGCAAATTCTGAATCTGATAAATTCTTGCAAAGTTCACAGCGAGCAGTGGAGGAACATATAGGTTTGCATGAAGGACATACTACATGCGGATCAACCACCAACAGCCATAGTTTACACTGGGAGCATGATTTCATCAACAAAGACTAAGTCAAAGTTGAAGAAAATGTGTCCAAAGCACATAAGtttcaacaataattttacataaCAATGATAAAAATTACAATCCAAAAACCCAATACGACACAATTTAAATCATAGGACCAAAATATAAGCAAAAACTTATCGCCATATTGGGACCCAACCGTCCTTGTCATGcgatgaaggagagagtgacaatcaTGGCTGGTCATCTGGCTGTATCAGCACAGAAGGGAGGCTGCcaatgggtgagtgtattgtgcATCCACTTCAatcagaagggaacttcaaggtaTTTCAAGTGTTCTACTATcttcgcatagagggaggagataagcataataagcatgagtcaggataaggaaacaTTCACAAATATCGTAACTGAGCGAGTTAGAAATATCAACCTGAACTGCATAAATGCAGCTGAAGGTGAACGAGGCAACAGCTCTATATAGGTTGAACTGATTGATCTTCAACACCAGTGCAGTCGTAACCTCACTGATGTTCAGTCTCAACAGTCACAAACTAATTGCTCTGGgaatgaagcccacccctccattttgagacgaagtctgaaacgtttccttggaaaccaagaaaataattaatcacaaaaacctgtacatagcaaaaggtaccacttcagtttctgactgatatatctaccaagttttgcagaaaaatattgaacggtttttgagttctgctctggaaacgaaacacacctctcacttttgagactatgtctaaaacatttccatggaaaccgagaaaataataaatcacaaaaacctgtaaataccaaaaagcaccactataggttcagactgatatatctaccaagttttgcagaaaaatattggaacggtttttgagttctgctccggaaacgaagcccaccccaccataagactaacaccaaaatgttccatggaaaaacaaaaaaaatataaatgccaaaaatctgtaaatagcagaaggcacaaccataggctgagattactatatctatcaagtttggtctaaaaatattgcacAGTTTCTGATTTATGctaaggaaacaaaatgattacggatggacgaggcgtcgactatatcctcctgcattacatgccggggggataaaaaagtCATGTCATAAAAATTATTCATAAATCTTACATTAAGTCAATCAAAATAATTTTTGCCTTTGATGGTAGCATATATTCGTAAGGCTATGACAAAGACACCATGGCATAAACGCTTAACTTGGGATACTGTGTTCTATTACATCAAAATCATTCAAGATAAGAGATGAATAGATTGGAAACTCACTTGAGTATCTCCCTTGCATCCAGTGCCATCTTGCCAATATCACTGGGTTTGATGTTTGCAAAGTTAGCCAAGTCATTACCACTACAAAAATAGTCTCCAGCGCCTGTGAACCAATCAGTCGAACACAGTCCTAAGTATAACTTTATTAATACGTCTATTCTATCATtctcaaaatatgtttacaggCAAGCAGCATATCTCATTCATCATGCAATGCCAGATGAGCATACAATTACGAAACAAGGCAAAACGGACAAGGTTATTAAGTTTTTACTGAAATGATTATCAGAAGACACATTTCTGCCAACTGATCCATTTTTTTCAATGAGCCTCCAATttaatctatgtatgtatataatcatTTGAAATTTTTTAATTGACTTCATGATCAGGGCTTCTTCCTATAATTTTCAAGAAACTGAATAAATAGAAACGACTGCCTCCTCAAAAATCTTTCACTGTCAAGGAACAGGTTAACTCTTAAAACTGTCAATGTTATCTTTGCTTACCAGTCACGACAGCTATTGTCACACTTTTATCCTGACTGGCCTCTTTCAGAGCATCAATCCATTCTCTGTACATCTGTAAGAATACTGCATAGTAAAATGTGTGATTTAAGTACATGCTGTATTGGTACCATGGCAGGTCTTAACCTAACATTTATTCCTCTGAAATAATCTGAAATAATTCCCACTGTGGACTGCATACTTTTAatcatatatacatcataatcATGGACTTGAGAAAGTCAAATATATCAGTAATTAATGAGCAggtactccgcactcagcagtatttcactTATGTGGCgggtgtctgtaaataaatgagtcttgacaagacaatccagtgatcaagggcatgagcatcaatcaattaagatatgtcaacaaagtcagagaCTCTGAGCACTCGATCTAGTTAACCTCTcaaagcatgggttattgaagatccaTTTTAACTTGGATCATGACAGGTTGGTCCTTAACAAATATTGGATAGTATTTGGGCAATTCAGCCAGCATCTTTACCAGCATGATAAAGGACATTTAGGGTACCTGTTTACGTGAATTTAATTAGTAGAATTGATATCAGTAAGTGGTAAAAATGTCTGAGTCTACTTTATTGAACTACAATCACAACATAgtttttctgtttattttagGGTTACCATATGGAGCATAACAGATTTTACTTGTCTCAGGTACATTGACTcaacaaccaaaacatcaacataattaaacataattaaaacacagtcatcacttattcatgacatataaaatgcattgctgataaagaaataaacaaataaacagaacaTTAAGTGTTTAATGGCAAATCacaagtgcagtattttgtacttgggtttacctccctcgaaataAAGCAGCTGTGATACCGAACCCTGTCAGAGCCGGTgcatgtgcactcaagtgtaacaaagccttttcattggctggttcatttgttgATACGCTTAGCCAGTTCTTTGTTTAAGGAGTACAAGCctggtgttaatttcaaatttcatgtggtcaatgattgaagttgtacatagtatattgtcattagcagacaggcaggccgacatataggtatcaataaaccagacattgagttttctgggtgacagaggctgcttatcacaatcaatatGTTGTTTTGGAATATAATAAGTAGATCATTTAGTcattttatgtacacaaccaagattagactactaaCCTCATACCCCAGGTACTATACTTTTCAAGCTctgcaaacctattcactgcacatgtgttacgattgcagcgcagcacagctgttgaaaccactttttcctccagtgctgggggaaaattagtgaatcacttgaactccaatttctacctttataggttgaattggcatgtttactgatttgttttggtaagtgcatactggcaggtatcagaatctgcacatttgttttttatgttgcatgtgaccttaactGATTGTGATATGAATACAACATTCATCCATGCAGCATTATAACTCCAATAACTATCTGAAAAACTTCATCATACCTCATAATTGATAGCATTTTTCTTGGTAGGTCTGTTTAAGAGGATCTTGAAGACTTTGCCTTCTCGAGTCACTTTGATCTGTGTGTACTTCCCTCCATCTCCACTTGCCTCTGTCGTGGAAGACCCTTTCTCTTCAGCCACTAAAGACTCAATTATATTGATGTAGGCCTTCTGTGCATCATCCTTAAACAACAAATGGAGTGAgggcacactcagcaatattccagccgcaTGATGTCAAGTCTGTCAATAAtccagactggaccagacaatccagtgatcaacaccatgagcatctatctacacagttgggatacaagGACATTCTTCAACCAAGCCCTgagacatgcatgggttactgaagatcaattctatgcTGGATCTTCATTGGTCTACAGCAAATCAAATCAGTACCTCAAAAAGCCCAGTACAGATAGCTCAAAATGAGTTTGTAAAGCCAAATTTGTGAGATTACATATTGACAATCATAAATCATTCTCCGGCCATCACCATTTCCTCCTAAAAGAAGTTTTGCTCATATTGCCCATATCAAATGAGGATTACCTGTGACATATCACCAAGTTGATTCCAGCTCTGCCATTTTGCTTGTCCAACCATGTCCCACATTCCAGGTTTAGGTGCATTACATTTGCCAAGAGTGGCCTACAAAAAATAAATGACATAATGGATagtttatattttcaaaaggtATATCTTGGAGACTAATGGTTCCAAAGTATTAACGCATTTGACATTTTAGTCTAACTACATGAATTGATTAAAATATCTACCAGTACCTACCATTTCACTTCAAACATCTGTGTCCACCAAAGTAGATTTATTACTCTATTTCAAAGCAGCAGCATCAGacaacaatatttcaaactCACTTGATCAATGCGGAAATAATATATAAACCAGTTCACACTGATTCATCTATAGATAAATGTTACTATTATAAGATATTTATGTAtacatatccacgcaactagttCATGCTCAAGATGCTCAATGTCTTAACAATTAGCTTACCATTTGTCAACAGCCATGATCAAGTATATTCTTCGGGAACAAATAATGTGTCTGATACATGTAAACATACCTGCTTGAAGAGACCATACATCTTCAGCTTAACCTCATTGCCTGGGTCCTCACTGAGAGTCTTGAGCTTGTCTTTAGCCTGATTGAACTCTGCATCATGAGCTGGCATTGTCCTCACTGCAGCTAGATGAAACTGTCTCTCACTGTGAGATCTAAGAAGTCTGAAAAACAGTTCTCACATtcatttaaataaaataaaaaaaagcatAATATTATCAGCACAAGCATTGTTTAATGTGTAGGGCTTGTTTTTATCCTTATAGattgttttatgtaataatATGTAGAGTGTCAAAACGTATGAATTACCTGAAGTCACGATCAAATAAGAGGGTCTACCTTAGAAAAAGTTAGTTGTTTTTGTACCTTGAATTAtaaatgtcaactgacaatcCCATTAGAGCTAGAATGGTAATTTTTTTTAACTTGCTAAGTGGTGGAAGTGACTAAGAAAATGTGTCCCCAAAGGATTACCAAAATGAGATGGTAGTAATGATTCATTGTTTAATGcacaaaaccccaaaaaaaccctCTTACAAGCATTTGCAGTTTTTCTGAAAATCCTTCTGATGTTGGTAGGGCTTCAGCCCATATCTCCCCTAAATTTTAACAATAAGGAAAAAATTCTTGAAGTGtcatttttagaagttggataGGTCTTTCATAACGTTAAGATACAATTAAAGATACACGCTAAAACCCATCCTTATCGGGACGCAGCGCTAGCATTTCCAAAAGgtcatcaaaatgaaaaattcaGTTTCTTTTCCCAATTCAACTTCTGTGCTTATTAAGTTAAGGCAAACATGCACTACTTGACCCCATGattttgtgtttgcatgtgcattcacattttttcatttttctaggCTACAAAGTTGAGGAATGCATGTGACTTTacagtttcatgaaactaaAGGATTCAAAATGTTTACTTTTACTTGAGAAACCGTTTGAAAAAttccaataaacaaaaaaaatacataaatataccaGTGTCGAGTTTTCttttttgctcagtatattttgaGCTTGTATTCTTCCATTTccaaatattgttttttttgtatgGTCTGAATTTTGAGAGTGCTTACATAGATGATACTATACAACTGTCTGCATAATACACTTTTATTATACGAGTTAAATATTTGATATTAAACAAACGAATGTACGTTAATGTTGGGACAGGTGTGGACACTGTGAAATCTTGTTATCACTGCCAGCAACACACTGGGTTGACTTGATGAATCGCTTGGGAAGAATTATTGGAAACCCATTAAAACATAAAggcatgtaaatataaca comes from the Haliotis asinina isolate JCU_RB_2024 chromosome 12, JCU_Hal_asi_v2, whole genome shotgun sequence genome and includes:
- the LOC137259039 gene encoding enoyl-CoA delta isomerase 2-like; this translates as MAASVRRTFGLLSSASVRLLRSHSERQFHLAAVRTMPAHDAEFNQAKDKLKTLSEDPGNEVKLKMYGLFKQATLGKCNAPKPGMWDMVGQAKWQSWNQLGDMSQDDAQKAYINIIESLVAEEKGSSTTEASGDGGKYTQIKVTREGKVFKILLNRPTKKNAINYEMYREWIDALKEASQDKSVTIAVVTGAGDYFCSGNDLANFANIKPSDIGKMALDAREILNEFVGTFIDFPKPLIGLINGPAVGISVTTLGLYDAVYASSRATFHTPFTVLGQSPEGCSSYMFPKLMGAAKASEVLLFNRKLTAPEAKERNLITSVIPESSFQQETDTMMQEFSKLPPKSMTTSKNLMREVERQKLHDVNAKECDLLVERWQSDECMNAIMAFFTRKSNL